In the genome of Mucilaginibacter defluvii, one region contains:
- a CDS encoding DUF1896 family protein gives MEAILMGRLWAFIAQNNPDLRLSLENDFAVQKYLEEKVENVVPLLEGLLKQGRPLYAIEELCMNELTRDLYPSKFNYIAHILEVDFEQTYEQYRANGLLTYEVINMINVCNPLFEQLGFSEENAESRQVNYAITGAIAAYLQSA, from the coding sequence ATGGAAGCGATACTAATGGGACGCTTGTGGGCATTCATTGCCCAAAATAACCCCGATCTGCGTTTAAGCCTGGAAAATGACTTTGCCGTTCAAAAATACCTGGAAGAAAAGGTAGAGAATGTAGTACCCCTGCTCGAAGGACTACTCAAACAGGGGCGGCCGCTCTATGCGATAGAAGAACTCTGTATGAACGAACTGACAAGGGATCTATACCCCTCGAAATTCAATTACATCGCGCATATACTGGAGGTTGATTTTGAGCAAACCTATGAGCAATACAGGGCCAACGGCTTACTGACCTACGAAGTGATTAACATGATCAATGTGTGTAACCCGCTATTTGAGCAACTCGGATTCAGTGAAGAAAACGCAGAAAGCAGGCAGGTGAATTATGCGATTACCGGAGCGATAGCAGCATATCTGCAAAGTGCCTGA
- a CDS encoding DUF4134 domain-containing protein produces MTVSISVMAQDGNAGINEANQKVRSYFAAGTNLMYAVGAILGLIGAVKVYQKWNGGDQDTSKVAAAWFGSCVFLVVVATVIKSFFGV; encoded by the coding sequence ATGACTGTCAGCATATCCGTCATGGCCCAGGATGGGAACGCGGGTATCAACGAGGCCAATCAAAAGGTCAGAAGCTATTTTGCCGCGGGTACCAACCTGATGTATGCTGTGGGTGCCATCCTCGGTTTGATAGGTGCAGTTAAGGTTTACCAGAAATGGAACGGCGGTGATCAGGATACAAGCAAGGTTGCAGCAGCGTGGTTTGGGAGCTGCGTATTCCTGGTAGTAGTGGCTACCGTAATTAAATCCTTCTTCGGGGTATAA